The following are encoded in a window of Halorarum salinum genomic DNA:
- a CDS encoding tyrosine-type recombinase/integrase has product MFDADMDPLEKYTEQFEVADVDPFEPFLRDVLGARDITERTVRGYKTLWDQWCAHMDRQNRHPACPNAEHVKRFAHYELMEKGNNPRTVSEKLRKLTDLYQYWQDDPVYPHPINFNPICLAEARIDLSYPARKDPPRLTISDLEEVLRTITHVRDYAIVLVQLKLGLRATEVCNLRLADVALSNQAVSDHYCELGTNSRLAGRDDAIFIPHIRKGNKSRRPRLLPLDDETQQALVEYLLVRPNAGDSALFLSKNRHGKLRKKAINAVWKDAFHPAYAETEQHRAVTSHFGRHRFTTYWRVEQDLNRELIKYMRGDAAGSTDIEERGAIDEYIHSYYEDIESVYRNQIYTFDGEFDR; this is encoded by the coding sequence GTGTTCGATGCTGACATGGACCCGCTTGAGAAATACACCGAGCAATTCGAAGTGGCCGACGTCGATCCATTCGAACCGTTCCTGAGAGATGTACTCGGCGCTCGCGACATCACGGAGCGAACGGTTCGCGGGTACAAGACTCTCTGGGACCAGTGGTGTGCGCACATGGATCGACAGAATCGACATCCGGCATGTCCGAATGCGGAACACGTCAAACGATTCGCTCACTATGAACTCATGGAGAAGGGGAATAATCCTCGAACGGTCAGTGAGAAACTACGCAAGCTAACCGATCTCTATCAGTATTGGCAAGACGACCCCGTATACCCCCATCCGATCAATTTCAACCCGATCTGCCTCGCCGAGGCAAGAATCGACTTGTCATACCCTGCGCGGAAGGACCCTCCGCGTCTGACGATTAGCGACTTGGAAGAGGTGCTTCGGACGATAACTCACGTTCGCGACTACGCGATCGTCCTCGTCCAACTGAAACTGGGACTCCGTGCAACGGAAGTGTGTAATCTTCGACTTGCGGACGTCGCACTCTCAAATCAGGCCGTATCAGATCACTATTGCGAACTGGGGACAAACAGCCGACTCGCTGGCCGTGACGACGCTATCTTCATCCCACATATCCGGAAGGGGAACAAGTCACGACGTCCCAGACTGCTCCCGCTCGATGATGAAACCCAGCAGGCTCTCGTCGAGTATCTTCTCGTCCGACCAAATGCCGGCGATTCGGCACTCTTTCTATCGAAAAACCGGCATGGCAAGCTCAGAAAGAAGGCGATCAACGCAGTATGGAAGGACGCATTTCATCCTGCGTACGCGGAGACGGAGCAACATCGAGCAGTGACGAGCCACTTCGGTCGACACAGATTCACGACCTACTGGCGGGTCGAGCAGGATCTCAATAGAGAGTTGATCAAGTATATGCGCGGTGACGCAGCGGGGAGCACCGACATCGAAGAACGGGGGGCGATCGACGAGTACATTCACAGCTACTACGAAGATATCGAGTCAGTGTACCGGAATCAAATCTACACGTTCGACGGGGAGTTCGACCGGTGA
- a CDS encoding thiamine pyrophosphate-dependent enzyme gives MGRHGNSLPAAIGAKKARPDRPVLCLTGDGGRMMCVQDPHTTAERDLDITVVIFDKADYGVISKSPRIQEYAEGHRFSWRSPDFV, from the coding sequence TTGGGCAGGCATGGGAACAGTCTACCGGCTGCGATCGGCGCGAAGAAGGCCCGTCCAGATCGACCTGTCCTCTGTCTAACGGGTGATGGTGGTCGAATGATGTGTGTTCAGGACCCCCACACTACCGCCGAGCGAGATCTGGATATTACAGTAGTCATTTTCGACAAAGCCGACTACGGTGTCATCAGCAAGTCACCGAGGATTCAGGAGTACGCAGAGGGACACCGCTTCTCTTGGAGATCACCTGATTTTGTATAG
- a CDS encoding DUF7261 family protein, translated as MANCPSGPNRQFGDCAEDDGVVTQERVDEVHLLAVGFDVTVTGPRGTNELTAILTVT; from the coding sequence ATGGCGAACTGTCCGTCGGGCCCGAACCGCCAGTTCGGCGACTGTGCGGAAGACGACGGCGTCGTCACCCAGGAACGCGTCGACGAGGTCCACCTGCTCGCGGTCGGGTTCGACGTCACCGTGACGGGGCCGCGCGGGACGAACGAGCTGACGGCGATTCTGACGGTCACGTGA